The following coding sequences lie in one Changpingibacter yushuensis genomic window:
- the fmt gene encoding methionyl-tRNA formyltransferase: MRILFAGTPETAVPSLLRLVEAGHDVVAVLTRAPARAGRSHKLRNSAVHDAAERLGIPVLTPASLRNAEIREQIVELAPQAVAVVAYGLIIPSELLDVPTHGWINLHFSLLPAWRGAAPVQYAIAAGDEITGASTFRIEKGLDTGPVFGMVTEQIKPTDTAGDLLERLAGSGAELLAQTFSLLESGQAVATAQQGVPSHAPTISTQAAKVNWQHPAVAIERHIRSLTPAPGAWTLLAGSRVKLGPVTQVPTVTDLGPGELREDLVGTGSHALRLGWVAPAGKKQMLATDWLRGARLEPGMSFDLEDAE, translated from the coding sequence GTGCGTATTCTATTTGCTGGAACTCCAGAAACTGCCGTGCCGTCCCTCCTGCGGTTGGTTGAAGCAGGTCATGATGTGGTGGCGGTCCTTACTCGTGCTCCTGCGCGTGCGGGAAGAAGCCACAAGTTACGAAACTCCGCTGTACATGACGCTGCGGAGCGACTGGGAATCCCAGTACTCACGCCAGCATCTCTCCGTAACGCTGAAATCCGTGAACAGATCGTGGAACTGGCGCCGCAAGCCGTGGCAGTTGTGGCATATGGCTTGATCATCCCATCGGAACTCTTAGATGTTCCCACTCATGGCTGGATAAACCTCCATTTCTCGTTGTTGCCCGCTTGGCGAGGCGCAGCTCCCGTCCAGTATGCAATTGCCGCTGGTGACGAAATCACAGGCGCCTCCACATTTCGCATTGAAAAAGGCCTAGACACAGGCCCGGTCTTCGGTATGGTCACCGAACAGATCAAACCCACTGACACCGCAGGTGATCTCTTGGAGCGACTAGCAGGATCCGGCGCAGAACTTCTGGCTCAGACTTTCAGTCTGCTCGAATCGGGCCAAGCTGTTGCTACTGCGCAACAAGGAGTTCCTAGCCATGCACCAACAATTTCAACCCAAGCAGCCAAGGTCAATTGGCAACATCCCGCCGTTGCAATCGAACGGCATATCAGGTCCCTGACCCCAGCCCCAGGAGCCTGGACCTTACTCGCGGGCAGCCGTGTGAAACTGGGCCCGGTCACACAAGTGCCCACGGTAACTGATCTCGGGCCGGGCGAACTGCGCGAGGACCTCGTGGGAACCGGCAGCCACGCACTTCGACTCGGCTGGGTGGCGCCCGCGGGAAAGAAGCAGATGCTGGCCACCGATTGGTTGCGGGGCGCCCGCCTAGAACCTGGAATGTCATTTGATCTGGAGGATGCAGAATGA